One genomic segment of Hydra vulgaris chromosome 14, alternate assembly HydraT2T_AEP includes these proteins:
- the LOC136090697 gene encoding uncharacterized protein LOC136090697, translated as MQWAVKFAITDAALAFLLKVLGKLFPELPKDPRTLRQTKSFVPVTNITGGQYCHFGIRQGAVKRNPATTSATESDFQREVVRFLCGASDRNGGRKVRQDQKDKQAKKKLMSTSSFPMPLNKEAFFSSEDE; from the exons atgCAGTGGGCAGTTAAGTTTGCTATAACCGATGCAGCATTagcatttttgttaaaagttttgggTAAATTGTTTCCTGAATTGCCAAAGGATCCACGCACTCTGCGTCAAACAAAGTCTTTTGTACCTGTTACCAATATTACTGGAGGACAGTATTGTCATTTTGGCATTAGACAAg GAGCTGTAAAAAGAAATCCTGCAACAACTTCAGCAACTGAATCAGATTTTCAACGTGAGGTTGTACGTTTTTTGTGTGGTGCATCAGACCGCAATGGTGGGCGAAAAGTTCGACAAGACCAAAAAGACAAACAGGCCAAGAAAAAACTGATGTCTACATCAAGTTTTCCAATGCCATTAAATAAAGAGGCATTTTTTAGTTCAGAAGAtgaataa